The genome window CTATCTCACCGTGGGCTGTAGCGATACCGAAAAGGCGCGTGCCTTCGCCAACGATTGTCTGGCGAGTGAATTCATCAAGACCAAGACTTCGAGCGACGTCATCGGTATCGAATACTCTTCGGTTCTGAAGAACGTATACGCCATCGCAGCAGGTATCTGTGGCGGTCTGAAGTATGGTGACAACTTCCAGGCGGTACTCATGTCAAATGCTGTTCAGGAGATGCACCGCTTCCTGACAGCCGTCCACCCTATCGACCGAAGCATGTACGACTCAGTTTATCTGGGCGACTTGCTCGTAACAGGTTACAGCAATTTTTCCCGCAACCGCACCTTCGGAACCATGATAGGCAAGGGCTACAGCGTGAAGAGTGCGCAGATAGAGATGGAGATGATTGCAGAAGGATATTTCGGCACCAAGTGTATGAAGGAAATCAATCGCCACATGCACGTCAACATGCCGATTCTCGATGCTGTATATAATATATTGTACGAGCGCATCAGTCCGCAAATCGAAATCAAACTCTTGACCGACTCGTTCAGATAGGCACATCCTATCCGTCGGTTTCGGCAGAAGAGTTTGTCTTCAAGTAGTAACATTAACACATTCATTTAGATATTAAAAGAAAAAATGAAAAGTATCAGCTTAAACATTACAAAGGCTGCATCATTCCTTGCAGAAGGTGCAGTAAAGGCTTACGAGCCTAAGGTTAAGGCCGCTCAGGAAGCTCTTGAGAACGGCACTTGTGAAGGTAACGATTTCTTGGGATGGTTGCATTTGCCATCTTCTATCACTCCTGAGTTCCTCAATGAGATTCAGGCTGTTGCCAATACTTTGCGCGAAAAGTGTGAGGTGGTTGTTGTAGCAGGTATCGGTGGTAGCTACCTCGGTGCACGCGCCGTTATCGAAGGCCTCGGCAACTCTTTCGCTTGGCTCGTAAACGACAAGAAGAACCCTACTATCCTCTTCGCAGGTAACAATATCGGTGAGGACTACCTCTTCGAGTTAACTTCTTTCTTGAAGAACAAGAAGTTTGGTGTCATCAATATCTCTAAGTCTGGTACCACTACTGAGACAGCTCTCGCTTTCCGTCTTTTGAAGAAGCAATGCGAGGAACAGCGCGGTAAGGAAGAGGCTAAGGATGTTATCGTAGCTGTAACCGACGCCAAGAAGGGTGCTGCACGTACTTGTGCTGACAAGGAAGGTTACAAGAGCTTCATCATCCCTGATAATGTAGGTGGCCGCTTCTCTGTTTTGACCCCAGTAGGTTTGTTGCCTATCGCAGTAGCAGGTTTCGATGTAAAGCAGCTCGTAGCTGGTGCGGCTGACATGGAGAAGGCTTGCGGCAAGGACGTAGCTTTCGAGGAGAATCCTGCAGCTATCTATGCAGCTACACGTCAGGCTCTCTATACTCAGGCTGGCAAGAAGATTGAGATTGTATGCAACTTCCAGCCTAAACTTCACTACTTCGCTGAGTGGTGGAAGCAGCTCTATGGTGAGAGCGAGGGTAAGGACCAGAAGGGTATCTTCCCAGCAGCTTGCGACTTCACTACCGACCTTCACTCTATGGGCCAGTGGATTCAGCAGGGCGAGCGCTCTATCTTCGAGACTGTTATCAGCGTAGAGACTCCTAACGAGAAGTTGCTCTTCCCTCACGATGATGAGAACCTCGACGGTTTGAACTTCCTCGAGGGCAAGCGTGTTGACGAGGTGAACAAGATGGCAGAGCTTGGTACACGTCTGGCTCACGTTGACGGTGGTGTTCCTAACATCCTGGTTAACGTACCAGAGTTGAACGCTTACTACCTCGGTCAGCTGATCTACTTCTTCGAGAAGGCTTGCGGTATCAGCGGTCTCTTGGAAGAGGTGAACCCATTCAACCAGCCTGGTGTTGAGGCATACAAGAAGAATATGTTCGCATTGCTCAACAAGCCAGGTTATGAGGCAGAGAGCAAAGCTATCC of Segatella copri contains these proteins:
- a CDS encoding NAD(P)H-dependent glycerol-3-phosphate dehydrogenase encodes the protein MFNCGKIAIIGGGSWATAIAKIVVGHTHHIGWYMRRDDRIEDFKRMGHNPAYLMSARFNVDEIFFSSDINKIVQNYDTLVFVTPSPYLKNHLKKLKTRISDKFIITAIKGIVPDENLVCSEYFHQVYDVPYENLACIGGPSHAEEVALERLSYLTVGCSDTEKARAFANDCLASEFIKTKTSSDVIGIEYSSVLKNVYAIAAGICGGLKYGDNFQAVLMSNAVQEMHRFLTAVHPIDRSMYDSVYLGDLLVTGYSNFSRNRTFGTMIGKGYSVKSAQIEMEMIAEGYFGTKCMKEINRHMHVNMPILDAVYNILYERISPQIEIKLLTDSFR
- a CDS encoding glucose-6-phosphate isomerase gives rise to the protein MKSISLNITKAASFLAEGAVKAYEPKVKAAQEALENGTCEGNDFLGWLHLPSSITPEFLNEIQAVANTLREKCEVVVVAGIGGSYLGARAVIEGLGNSFAWLVNDKKNPTILFAGNNIGEDYLFELTSFLKNKKFGVINISKSGTTTETALAFRLLKKQCEEQRGKEEAKDVIVAVTDAKKGAARTCADKEGYKSFIIPDNVGGRFSVLTPVGLLPIAVAGFDVKQLVAGAADMEKACGKDVAFEENPAAIYAATRQALYTQAGKKIEIVCNFQPKLHYFAEWWKQLYGESEGKDQKGIFPAACDFTTDLHSMGQWIQQGERSIFETVISVETPNEKLLFPHDDENLDGLNFLEGKRVDEVNKMAELGTRLAHVDGGVPNILVNVPELNAYYLGQLIYFFEKACGISGLLEEVNPFNQPGVEAYKKNMFALLNKPGYEAESKAIQERLKNE